In Streptomyces sp. 840.1, one DNA window encodes the following:
- a CDS encoding PspA-associated protein PspAB, which yields MGLLDTILGRSKPVRPDLDQLFAVPSAALTLQAATGFVPTGLGSVCFAGVEGATFARIQQDVRELLDADTASGGIPVEFSRDSYGYTWLLARQPAEDTAALVNDLHAVNTLLQDGGFGPQLLCSLIAFRDEQERPLALVYLYKRGTFYPFAPVPGSGEKRDNQLELQTRAALGDDLRVEKDLARWFPVWGAPGL from the coding sequence GTGGGCCTGCTCGACACCATCCTGGGCCGCAGCAAACCGGTCCGCCCGGACCTCGACCAGCTTTTCGCCGTCCCGTCGGCCGCGCTCACCCTCCAGGCGGCGACGGGCTTCGTCCCGACCGGCCTCGGCTCGGTGTGCTTCGCGGGGGTGGAGGGCGCCACCTTCGCCCGTATCCAGCAGGACGTACGGGAGCTGCTGGACGCGGACACCGCGAGCGGCGGCATCCCGGTGGAGTTCAGCCGGGACTCCTACGGCTACACCTGGCTGCTCGCCCGCCAGCCCGCCGAGGACACCGCCGCACTGGTCAACGACCTGCACGCGGTCAACACCCTGCTCCAGGACGGCGGCTTCGGCCCGCAGCTGCTCTGCTCCCTGATCGCCTTCCGCGACGAGCAGGAGCGCCCACTGGCCCTGGTCTACCTCTACAAGCGGGGCACGTTCTACCCCTTCGCCCCGGTGCCGGGCAGCGGCGAGAAGCGCGACAACCAACTGGAGCTGCAGACCCGGGCCGCCCTCGGCGACGACCTGCGCGTGGAGAAGGACCTGGCCCGGTGGTTCCCGGTGTGGGGAGCGCCTGGGCTGTGA
- a CDS encoding GNAT family N-acetyltransferase, which yields MDAGERGRFAVRRGRESDAEALVRIDSVAADGDDARRTDIRRWCGRGLAAVAEDASGPLGYCVVEYTFFEQGFLTMLMVAPAARGRGVGGRLLAEAAASCVTPKLFTSTNVSNQPMQRLLQRAGWSPAGLLHGLDEGDPELFYLCPPGLLPTGP from the coding sequence ATGGATGCAGGGGAGCGGGGACGGTTCGCCGTGCGGCGCGGGCGCGAGTCGGATGCGGAAGCGCTGGTCCGGATCGATTCGGTCGCGGCGGACGGTGACGACGCTCGGCGCACGGACATCCGGCGCTGGTGCGGCCGAGGCCTCGCGGCCGTGGCAGAGGACGCGTCCGGGCCGCTGGGCTACTGCGTGGTGGAGTACACGTTCTTCGAGCAGGGCTTCCTCACGATGCTGATGGTGGCCCCGGCCGCCCGTGGCCGGGGTGTGGGCGGCCGGCTGCTCGCGGAGGCCGCGGCCTCATGTGTCACTCCCAAGCTGTTCACCTCGACCAACGTGTCCAACCAGCCGATGCAGCGGCTCCTGCAGCGCGCGGGATGGAGCCCGGCCGGCCTGCTCCACGGCCTGGACGAGGGGGACCCGGAGCTGTTCTACCTGTGCCCGCCTGGGCTGCTCCCCACGGGCCCGTGA